A genome region from Mercenaria mercenaria strain notata chromosome 11, MADL_Memer_1, whole genome shotgun sequence includes the following:
- the LOC123531732 gene encoding sarcoplasmic calcium-binding protein-like isoform X1, with protein MANEYLIKKWRLWFKCIDRKHTGQITKEDEKRTEEAFVNLAHLEGERKEEVLHTSQKLWDQFVFRGKTGPVTEDGFIQMINDDLKKDRKKFEENMRKACIDDLKIVSQSGNDYLTEEEFINAYKAVGFGNDDWNKKLFQAFDPVDGKVNNDKIVEVWFQFLVSEDSSKKDVALELLESYPDL; from the exons ATGGCGAATGAATACTTGATTAAGAAATGGAGACTTTGGTTCAAATGCATAGACAGGAAGCACACCGGACAGATCACCAAGGAGGACGAAAAACGAACTGA AGAAGCGTTCGTAAATCTCGCTCACCTAGAAGGAGAACGTAAGGAAGAAGTGTTACATACGTCGCAGAAACTGTGGGATCAGTTCGTATTCCGAGGCAAAACTGGTCCAGTAACCGAAGACGGGTTCATTCAAATGATTAACGATGACCTTAAGAAGGACAGGAAGAAATTTGAGGAGAATATGCGAAAGGCATGCATTGACGACTTAAAAATCGTCAGTCAGAGTGGAAACGATTATTTGACTGAAGAAGAATTTATAAATGCATACAAGGCCGTTGGTTTCGGAAATGACGACTGGAATAAGAAATTGTTCCAGGCGTTCGATCCTGTAGATGGAAAGGTTAAcaatgataaaattgttgaagTGTGGTTTCAGTTCTTGGTCAGTGAAGACAGTTCAAAGAAGGATGTTGCCTTGGAATTGTTGGAGAGTTATCCTGATTTGTAA
- the LOC123531732 gene encoding uncharacterized protein LOC123531732 isoform X2 gives MEFSSSFSTLSIKSRYLSTVFMQKLFQPKEAFVNLAHLEGERKEEVLHTSQKLWDQFVFRGKTGPVTEDGFIQMINDDLKKDRKKFEENMRKACIDDLKIVSQSGNDYLTEEEFINAYKAVGFGNDDWNKKLFQAFDPVDGKVNNDKIVEVWFQFLVSEDSSKKDVALELLESYPDL, from the exons atggagttttcca GCAGCTTTTCGACCCTCTCCATTAAATCCCGTTATTTGAGTACAGTCTTTATGCAGAAGTTATTTCAACCAAA AGAAGCGTTCGTAAATCTCGCTCACCTAGAAGGAGAACGTAAGGAAGAAGTGTTACATACGTCGCAGAAACTGTGGGATCAGTTCGTATTCCGAGGCAAAACTGGTCCAGTAACCGAAGACGGGTTCATTCAAATGATTAACGATGACCTTAAGAAGGACAGGAAGAAATTTGAGGAGAATATGCGAAAGGCATGCATTGACGACTTAAAAATCGTCAGTCAGAGTGGAAACGATTATTTGACTGAAGAAGAATTTATAAATGCATACAAGGCCGTTGGTTTCGGAAATGACGACTGGAATAAGAAATTGTTCCAGGCGTTCGATCCTGTAGATGGAAAGGTTAAcaatgataaaattgttgaagTGTGGTTTCAGTTCTTGGTCAGTGAAGACAGTTCAAAGAAGGATGTTGCCTTGGAATTGTTGGAGAGTTATCCTGATTTGTAA
- the LOC123531903 gene encoding sarcoplasmic calcium-binding protein-like, with protein MAYCFRLICIIIMANDYLKRKWGMWFKVIDGQQKHRISHEDMTDIENKFAILSHMDAEQRKRMQEILDNLVNENVFYGKPGPVSKDEFIEMQNEDFKTDKDNYIAKRRHYFTVLFETMNVSGNGITEEEFVNTFRSVGHENISLIKQFFHSYNPEEGVLPLSILINSWVQFTTCEDSSKPDIVKAGLESGV; from the exons ATGGCATATTGTTTTCGACTCATCTGCA ttaTCATTATGGCAAATGATTACTTGAAAAGGAAATGGGGAATGTGGTTCAAAGTGATTGACGGACAACAAAAACACAGGATCTCACATGAAGATATGACGGACATAGa gaacAAATTTGCGATACTTAGTCACATGGATGCCGAGCAAAGAAAACGTATGCAGGAAATCCTTGACAACCTGGTCAATGAAAACGTTTTCTATGGAAAGCCAGGTCCTGTATCCAAAGACGAGTTTATTGAAATGCAAAACGAGGACTTTAAAACTGACAAGGATAACTATATTGCAAAAAGGCGGCATTATTTTACCGTACTATTTGAGACCATGAATGTATCCGGAAATGGCATAACCGAAGAAGAGTTTGTAAACACGTTCAGATCAGTTGGCCACGAGAATATATCGCTAATTAAGCAGTTTTTCCATTCGTATAATCCTGAAGAGGGAGTATTGCCACTGAGCATCTTAATCAACTCTTGGGTTCAGTTCACAACCTGTGAGGACAGTTCAAAGCCCGACATTGTTAAAGCTGGACTAGAATCGGGTGTATGA